In Dehalococcoidales bacterium, one DNA window encodes the following:
- a CDS encoding PD-(D/E)XK nuclease family protein, translated as MKPLSYTQISLYKSCPLCYKLQYIDGLKTAVRWYFSFGTSMHSTVERFFKVRTPHPPSLEELLQFYEQSWLSQGYASAEEEAKYKEYGKQILAKFHEIHAPGFRLPVATERGFSLDVAGIKVRGFMDRVDKLDSGGLSIIDYKTNHELFTAEYLENDLQLTIYQMAAEQTWKLPVEKLTLYHLRSNTACTCAPRARERIEETRQMVLDVAANIQQGIFPATENQYCPCDFPQHCPYYRHQFLTAVPQTPIQEPLPGLAAAAAVDKYAAIQKQIKELQDELEKTRQEIIEYCQGENLNRVYGDEHEITYKITERTGYDDDEVKRVLEPEGLWEKVLGFDAALLKQLLADKNLPPDLRKKVESLKRVTSAYPQLWLRARGGEEE; from the coding sequence ATCAAACCGCTAAGCTATACCCAAATTTCTCTTTATAAATCCTGTCCCCTGTGCTACAAGCTACAGTACATCGACGGACTAAAAACCGCCGTACGCTGGTATTTCAGCTTCGGGACATCCATGCACAGCACCGTCGAGCGCTTTTTTAAAGTACGCACGCCCCACCCGCCCTCCCTGGAGGAGCTACTGCAATTCTACGAGCAAAGCTGGCTTTCCCAGGGCTACGCATCAGCGGAGGAGGAGGCGAAATACAAGGAATACGGCAAGCAGATACTGGCCAAATTCCACGAGATACACGCCCCCGGCTTCCGACTGCCGGTAGCCACCGAGCGCGGCTTTAGCCTGGACGTAGCGGGGATAAAGGTGCGGGGCTTTATGGACAGGGTAGACAAGCTGGACAGCGGCGGGCTGTCCATCATCGACTACAAGACGAACCATGAGCTGTTCACGGCCGAATACCTGGAAAACGACCTCCAGCTGACCATATACCAGATGGCCGCCGAGCAGACCTGGAAACTGCCGGTGGAAAAGCTGACGCTGTATCACCTGCGCTCCAACACCGCCTGCACTTGCGCGCCGCGGGCACGGGAGCGCATCGAAGAAACGCGGCAGATGGTTCTGGACGTGGCGGCCAACATACAGCAGGGCATTTTCCCAGCCACGGAAAACCAGTACTGCCCCTGTGATTTCCCCCAGCACTGCCCCTACTACCGCCACCAGTTCCTCACCGCCGTCCCGCAAACGCCGATACAGGAGCCCCTGCCCGGCCTGGCCGCCGCGGCGGCCGTAGATAAGTACGCGGCCATACAAAAGCAGATAAAAGAGCTCCAGGACGAGCTGGAAAAAACCAGGCAGGAGATTATCGAGTACTGCCAGGGGGAGAACCTGAACCGCGTTTACGGCGATGAGCATGAAATCACCTACAAAATCACGGAGCGCACCGGCTACGATGATGATGAAGTGAAAAGAGTGCTCGAGCCGGAGGGGCTGTGGGAAAAGGTGCTGGGGTTTGACGCCGCGCTGCTCAAGCAACTGCTGGCGGATAAAAACCTGCCGCCCGACCTCCGTAAAAAAGTAGAGTCGTTAAAGCGCGTTACCTCCGCTTACCCCCAGCTCTGGCTGCGGGCGCGGGGCGGAGAAGAAGAGTAA
- a CDS encoding histidine phosphatase family protein: MSRLLLIRHGRTKLHKDNRFWGNTDVPLSETGIRQAGQLRERLAAEKISAVYASTLSRALTTAEIIAAPHRRSVTTCPELRECNFGYIEGLTYPEIKRVYPALARELNDGTAVSFPGGENIEQLNKRVATFTQRLADHKAKDTIAIVAHGGPLRLLICSLLGLEQKHWIQLRIDLAALSIVETYPGTAILNLLNDTSFLTPEED; this comes from the coding sequence ATGTCCAGGCTGCTGCTTATCAGGCATGGCAGGACCAAACTGCATAAGGACAACAGGTTCTGGGGCAACACGGATGTCCCCCTGAGCGAAACCGGCATACGGCAGGCCGGGCAATTGCGGGAACGCCTGGCGGCGGAAAAAATCTCCGCGGTGTACGCCAGCACGCTGAGTCGCGCTCTTACCACGGCGGAGATAATAGCCGCTCCCCACCGCCGCAGCGTGACAACCTGCCCCGAGCTGCGCGAATGCAACTTCGGGTATATAGAGGGTTTAACATACCCGGAAATAAAGAGGGTATACCCGGCCCTGGCCCGGGAACTGAACGACGGCACGGCGGTGAGCTTTCCCGGCGGCGAGAACATAGAGCAGCTCAATAAGAGAGTGGCGACTTTCACCCAGCGGCTGGCCGACCATAAAGCGAAAGATACTATAGCTATAGTGGCGCACGGGGGGCCGCTGCGACTGCTCATCTGCAGCCTGCTGGGACTGGAGCAAAAGCACTGGATACAGCTGCGTATAGATTTGGCGGCTTTGAGCATCGTGGAGACGTACCCGGGAACGGCTATTTTGAATTTGTTAAACGACACTTCATTTCTCACTCCGGAGGAGGACTAA
- a CDS encoding diphthine--ammonia ligase: MEKTFASWSGGKDCCLALYRAKAAGRDVRYLVNMVTADGKRSCSHGIAAAVIAKQAEALGIPIAQRRTTGDNYQSVFIETLKELKREGVTGGVFGDIDFEPHREWIEQVCAEAGVKPHLPLWQEDQAGLMEEFLDAGFTAVVVAVRADLLGKEALGRVVNREFLAYIAGLNKGITPCGEAGEFHTLVVDGPIFGKRLEIAESEKVSRGDHHFLEILKTGLKDKQPAGR; encoded by the coding sequence ATGGAAAAAACATTCGCGTCATGGAGCGGCGGCAAGGACTGCTGCCTGGCACTATACCGGGCCAAGGCGGCCGGCCGGGACGTGCGCTACCTGGTGAACATGGTCACCGCGGACGGAAAGCGCTCATGCAGTCACGGGATTGCCGCCGCCGTCATCGCCAAACAGGCGGAAGCGCTGGGGATTCCCATCGCGCAGCGGCGCACCACCGGCGATAACTACCAGTCGGTCTTCATCGAGACACTAAAAGAACTGAAGCGGGAAGGCGTGACGGGCGGGGTGTTCGGGGATATCGACTTCGAGCCGCACCGCGAGTGGATAGAGCAGGTCTGCGCCGAGGCCGGGGTAAAACCCCACCTGCCCCTCTGGCAAGAAGACCAGGCCGGGCTGATGGAAGAGTTCCTGGACGCCGGTTTCACGGCGGTGGTGGTGGCGGTAAGAGCCGACCTGCTGGGCAAGGAGGCACTGGGGAGAGTAGTGAACCGGGAGTTTTTAGCGTACATCGCGGGGCTGAACAAGGGCATCACCCCCTGCGGCGAGGCCGGTGAGTTCCATACGCTGGTTGTAGACGGGCCGATATTCGGGAAAAGGCTGGAAATTGCCGAGAGTGAAAAGGTTTCCCGGGGCGACCACCATTTCCTGGAGATTTTAAAAACCGGGCTGAAAGACAAGCAGCCGGCGGGGCGCTAA
- a CDS encoding TIGR04076 family protein — MAKIIARVISQKGVCDAGHRVGDEFVIGQKTPEGMCSWAFYTLFPFAEPLQFGGAFPWEKDPAKARVACPDADNPVVFELSRVE; from the coding sequence ATGGCGAAGATAATAGCCAGGGTAATCTCCCAAAAAGGCGTCTGCGACGCCGGCCACCGGGTGGGGGACGAGTTCGTCATCGGGCAGAAAACGCCGGAGGGCATGTGCTCCTGGGCGTTCTACACGCTCTTTCCCTTCGCCGAGCCTTTACAGTTCGGCGGGGCTTTCCCCTGGGAAAAAGACCCGGCCAAAGCGCGGGTGGCCTGCCCGGACGCGGACAACCCGGTGGTCTTCGAGCTGAGTCGGGTGGAATAG
- a CDS encoding GYD domain-containing protein has translation MPLYIMMSNLTDEGRKTVKANPHRILEVNKEVEAMGVKILAQYVTLGQYDFINVLEAPNNEAIANVAMELGSRGTLQTSTLSALTLENFIKAIQ, from the coding sequence ATGCCACTGTACATCATGATGAGCAATCTCACGGATGAAGGCAGAAAGACGGTAAAAGCCAACCCCCACCGGATACTGGAGGTCAATAAGGAGGTGGAGGCGATGGGGGTAAAAATCCTGGCGCAGTACGTCACGCTGGGGCAGTACGATTTCATCAACGTCCTGGAAGCGCCCAACAACGAAGCCATCGCCAATGTAGCCATGGAGCTCGGCTCCCGCGGCACACTCCAGACCAGCACGCTGTCCGCTTTGACCCTGGAGAATTTCATCAAGGCGATACAATAG